A window of Oryza glaberrima chromosome 2, OglaRS2, whole genome shotgun sequence genomic DNA:
CACCTATCAAAGGGCAATTTTCAATATCTGGCAGTACAGTAACTAAAGTATGATAGTCTTTATGCTAGTCATTATATGCCCTGTGTTGAAGTCATGCGTTAAACTTATACAAGCTGACCGACTGGCAGAGTTTTGCTAGGCAAGGTTAGCTTAATCCGCTAACCCAAATTCGAAACATGGGCCATCCTTCACTTGCTAAAACAGGTAGTTAGGTCAGCATTAAACATGCCCTGAAATAAGCCATTAGCCATGTAGCTTGAACAAAGATTTTTCTTAAATAAATATGCTTTTAAGGATAAAAGTTAGTTGCTAAGGTTGTTCATTCTCAAAAAAGCTAAAAAGAGAGACCAGCGAGCCAATAAGCCTTATAGGTCGGCTTCCGCTTGGAGATTGTATACCGCCCCGGCGCCCCGGTTGGTTTTTGTTGGTTTGCTATCCAATCTCCATATATGCAAAgtatttagattttgctttagAATTGGGTAGTGGTTTGAATTTTGATATCGTGTAGGAATTCATGTTTCCTTTTCCTGATCAACGGGTGGTGCAGATGATTGGTAGGAGTACTAATTGTAGGTCGTAGATGTGCATACCTCTTTCCTATGCCAATAGTTATTTATAAGGATTTATGAATTTGATCGGCCAGTCGTCCGTCGAAATCATGGAGGAGGCAGGCGATGCATCTGCAGCACTGGATCCCAAGTTTGCTCCTCTGCTGCTGTtcggcggccacggcgacgcCACGTTCCTGTACAGCGTGCCGACGAGGGCGCTGCTGCCAATGCCAACGCCAACGAgggcgggcgacggcggtgtCGACGACATGATGAGATGCCACCGCTGGTGGACCACGGCGCAGGGCTGGTTGCTCATGGCGCGCCGCGGCTCGCCGTGCACTTTTTTATGGGACCCTTTCACCGGCCGCCGTGTCGGGCTGCCTCCCGACCACGACGgcaccgtcctcgccgccgaagGCAGCCATCGCCGGAGGTGCCTCCTGTCATGCTGCGGTCCCATGGACCCGACCAGCTGCACCGTGCTCGTCATCGACCTCGCCTACCCGGAGCTCTGGTATTGCCGCCCCGGCGACAACCACTGGGTGAAGCTCCATCAGCAACCGTACCAGTACCGCAACCCTGCCCACCGTGACGCCATCATCAGGTTTTTACGCAAGTTTACGGCGATCGACGGCAAGTTCTACACTGAACTACACACCGGCAATGTCGGCGTCCTCGAGTTCTTGCCGGAGGTGGCGTTCACCAAGATCGCTGTACACGACGACGATAGGAGACCGGCGGTGTACAAGAAACGTACTACTTGCTTCGTGGAATCAAACGGGGAGCTGCACTCCGTTGTCTTCTCTCACCCGATCGGATGTGACCGGATTGTCGCGCGTGTAGGCGTTTACAGGTTGAGCATTAATGCGGCGGCAACGCAGGAGCAAAGATCAGCAGCATGGGTGAAGGTGGATTCGCTAGGTGGCAGAGCGTTCTTCGTTAAGATAGGCAGTTTTGGAGCGTCACTTGATGCGGAGGGAACAGGCTTGAGAGGGAACTGCGTCTACTACTCGGTGTTCAATGGGAAAGTGTTGTGTGTATACGACATGGAACGAGGAACTACGGCTGTAATCGATCCCGGCACACATCTTCCGTATCACCAGTCACCCCAAGTATTGATGCCAACATTTCCTAGATATCATGGCGGAGCAACTCGAAGTGTTGAAAGCATCTATCAGGTTGGGCCAACAATTCAGGAAAATGCTTATGAGGTAAAAGACATTAAGGTAAGTAAGGTGAAGAGGGATGTTCGATTTTTCGAGGGTGGTTATACTTGTTTGCCGATTCCTATTCAAAATAAGTTAATAAATCAGAAGAAGAGTAAGAGGTCTATGGCTGAAAGATTTCCTTGTCAAG
This region includes:
- the LOC127762595 gene encoding uncharacterized protein LOC127762595, whose product is MNLIGQSSVEIMEEAGDASAALDPKFAPLLLFGGHGDATFLYSVPTRALLPMPTPTRAGDGGVDDMMRCHRWWTTAQGWLLMARRGSPCTFLWDPFTGRRVGLPPDHDGTVLAAEGSHRRRCLLSCCGPMDPTSCTVLVIDLAYPELWYCRPGDNHWVKLHQQPYQYRNPAHRDAIIRFLRKFTAIDGKFYTELHTGNVGVLEFLPEVAFTKIAVHDDDRRPAVYKKRTTCFVESNGELHSVVFSHPIGCDRIVARVGVYRLSINAAATQEQRSAAWVKVDSLGGRAFFVKIGSFGASLDAEGTGLRGNCVYYSVFNGKVLCVYDMERGTTAVIDPGTHLPYHQSPQVLMPTFPRYHGGATRSVESIYQVGPTIQENAYEVKDIKVSKVKRDVRFFEGGYTCLPIPIQNKLINQKKSKRSMAERFPCQGEGASSPETKNSYRGCGFPLEPLKCLLRMKK